AACTCCCTCTTCACGGCCACCAACGCCACCGGCAGGGACCTTTGCTCAACCCGCACGCCCTTGTGCTCCGCCGCTCGGGTTCTCCTTCAGGAAGGCCACGACCCCGCCTCGATCATCTTTATGACCCACGAAGGCGAAACCTCATGGTCCCTGAAGGGAACCCTTGGCGTGGTCGCGAAGCTCACCGTTAGGGAGAATGACAGCGGCGGGCCGATCTTCGTCACCTACGATGAGGAGAAGCTGGCGGAGCTAAATGCCCGCAAGCTCGCGGCCTGACTCCGCCCTTTGGGCTGCGGTTTCCCGCTTAGGGTCTCCAGCGCCCAACGGCATCCCGGCCCCGGCCGCTACCCATACCCATCCGAACGCAATCGGCCGTCCTAGCGGGCAGTTTCAGCAAAGCCGCTCCGGCCCTTCTATCCCCTCACAGAAAGCCTCACCCCACCATGGCAGAAACCACCACACCCCAGCGCATCGCGCCGGGCGAAGACGCATTGCTTGACGAGCTGGACGCTCTTGAAGCCTCCGGCCAATCGCTCATTAAACCGGGCGAGAACCCGCTCTTAGACGAGCTGGACGCCCTTGAAGCCTCCGGCGAGTCCCTTGTGGCAGCGCCGGCACAGAGCCCCTCAACCCTCGGCAAGATCGCCAAAGACATCGGTGGGGGCATCCTCGAAATCCCCGGGCAAGTGAACCGGGGCGTCGCCTCGGCGATCAACGAAACCTCCGGGGCCATGTACGGCCTCGTGACGCAGCCTGCCGTGAAGTGGGTGCACGAGAACCTCTTTGACATGTCGGGCATCGCGCCCGGCATCGTGAGCGGAGCCGCGAACCCGCTGTCCCTCCCGCTGGACACCGCAGTCACCCCGAAGGCCGAGACGGTCACGGGCGGGCTGGTCAAGGAAGTCACGCAGTTCGCCACCGCCTACTATTCGGGCGGGCGGCTACTCAAGGCGGCCGGCATGGTCGCGGCCCCGACTGTCGGCGCTGCCGTAGCTCAGGGTGCAGGCCGTGGCGCTCTGGTCGATATGCTCTCCTTCGATCCCTATGAGGAGCGCCTGTCGAACCTGATCGAGACGCACACCAGCCTTCGCGATCCGCTCACGCAGTTCCTCGCGGCGCGGCCGGATGACAGCCAGGCGGTCGGCCGACTGAAGAACGCTATCGAGGGCCTCGGCATCGGCATGGCTGCGGAGGGCCTGATCCACACCGTCAAGGGGGTCAAGGCGCTTCGTGCGGGTAACCGCGAGGAAGCCCTCAAGGCGTTCGACGAGCTGGAGCAGTCTGGCTTCAAGCCGGAGGAGCCGGACCTTTCGAAGGACCGCATCGAGCAGCCGCAGGAAGCCGCTCAGAAGCCGACGAACGACAACAAGGCCGACCCCAACGCCAACCCCGAAGCGCCCGCCAAGGAGGCCCCCAAGGACTCCGCAGAGGCGTCCGCGAAGGTCACCGAGGAGGCCGGGCCGAAGCCGTCGAATGACAACGTCACGGCACCCGAAGCGCCGATCAAGGTTGACGAGAAAGCCCTGCGCGAGAGCGTGGAGCTGACGATCACCGAACAGGCTTGGGGCCAAGGCCGGAACCTCTCAGGCATCCGCACGGACCTGATCGAGAACGGCGACGACCTTAACGCCGTCATGTCGGCGACGCAGCGAATGTACGCCGACGCCATCGCCAAGCAGCGGGGCGGGGCGGATGTCCTCACCAACGACATGCTCAAGGCTCAGGCCGACGAGCTGGCGGACATCGTCGGGACCAACTCTACGGCCCTGATGCAGCAAATCGGCAAGACGGCGGGCGACCTCCAGAACCTGCCGGCCACCATGCTTATGTACCGGGACGTGCTCACCACGGCCTATACGAAGCTCACCGACATCGCCGCGATCTACCACGACCCGCTAGGTGGCGTCGGCCCCTACAAGAACCGGCAGGAGGTCACCGAGGCGTTCATCAAGAACTATGAGATCGCCGCGAACATCCAAGCCTACTACCGGGGCCAGCAGACGCAGATCGCCCGCTCGCTCAACGCGATGAAGATCACGGCGAAGAACCGGGAAGGAGCCCTCGCGGACCTCGACATCGAGAGCCTGCGGGGAGCCGGCGAGGATCGTCTTCGGGCCATGGCAGGGGACATCGCGGCGGCCGGCAAGAATGCGGACGGCAGCGTCAACGCGAAGGCGGTCTCCACCATCATCCGTGGCGGGTTCGCCGAGAACCTCGTCAACGCGGTCATTTCCTTCCGCACCAACGGCATGCTCTCCGCTCTCACAACGCAGACGGTCAACCTCGTGTCCTCCACGATGACCGCCGCGCTCCGGCCGGCAGAGAAGTTCCTTGCCGGGGCAACTCGCTATTCGACGGCGGAAGGCCGGGCTCAGATGGCGGAGGCGGCTATCCAATACGGAACAATGGTCGCGTCCGTGAAGGACGGCATCAGCATGGCGGCCAAGGCGTTCCGCCTCAACGCTCCGCAGCTCGACCCCGGCCGTTCTCGAGTTATGGAGAACATGTCCTACAAGCGCCCGCCGTCAGAGGCGTTCAACATCCAGAACTCGACCGTCGCCATGGTCGCGGATGCCCTCGGGACGCTCGTGAACCTCCCCGGACGAACCATGATGTCCATGGACGAGTTCGTGAAGCAGATCAGCTATCGCGGCGAGGTCCGGGCTCAGGCGTACCGAGAGGCCATGCAGGAGGGCTCATGGAAGTCGGGCGACTTCACCACCTTCGGGCGGATCGTGGCGAAGCGCCTGGAGGAGAGCGTTGACGACATGGGCCGGGCGATGAACCCGGATGCTCTGGAGTATGCCCGCGAAAGCACCTTCACGAAGGACCTCCGGGCCGCCACGTGGTTCGGCAAGCCGACGATCGGCGAGGACCTTCAGCGGTTCGCCGGCAACCACCCGTCTATGCGGGTCATCATGCCGTTCATCAGGACCCCGACGAACCTCCTGCGGTTCGCTTGGGATCGCACGCCGGTCCTGAACTTGGGCCGCAAGGAATACTACGACGCTCTCACGGGAGCCCGTGGTGTCCAAGCGCAGGCCGATGCGAAGGCGAAGATGGCGATGGGCGGGGTGCTCTGGAGCGGCGCGGTTGCGCTGGCGACCGAGGGCTCCCTCACTGGAGCCGGGCCGCAGGACCCGAGGCAGCGCAAATTGCTGGAGGCCACCGGCTGGCGGCCCTACTCAATGCGGGTCCAGAAGGCGGACGGCTCCACGGCCTATGTCAGCTTCGCCCGTATGGACCCTTTCGCGGGGTTCCTCGGGATGGCTGCGGATTACACCGAGTTGGCTGGCGGCATGTCGAACGATGACATGTGGGAGACGGCCGGCAAGGCCATGGTGGTCACGTTGAAGCAGCTCAGCTCCAAGTCCTACCTTCAGGGTCTTACGGAGTTCCTCGACGCCCTGACGAGTCCCGACAGGAACGCGGAGAAGCTCGGCAAGAGCCTTGCGGCTTCGTTCGCGCCGAACGCCATCGCCAAGATGAACGACGACCCGTATTTGCGGGAGGCGCGGTCAGCCATAGACGCGGTGCGGCGCAAGGTCCCCGGCTTCTCTCAAGACCTCGACCCTGTCCGGAACATCCTTGGCGAACCGGTCACCCCTCCTCCGACCTACGGGCCGGGCTGGCTCTCGCCGATTGTTGCGGGGGTTCACACGGGCAAGGAACAGCCGACCACGAAGGAGTGGAAGGCGAGCCCTCGGGAAGACGTGAAGGACGAGCTGGCGAGGCTGGCGCTGATCGGGGACAAGGGGTTCTCGCCCCCTCCTACGACGAAGGACGGCGTAGACCTCCTCGACTACCGCAGCCCGGTCACCGGCAAGACCGCCTATGACCGCTGGCTGGAGCTGACAGGCGAGGTGAAGATGGCCGAGATGAACATCCATGAGATGCTCGCCGCCGAAATCGGCAGCCGGGCCTATCAGGACATGATGACGGACGGCGACGAAGAGGAGGACTTTGACGGCTCCCGCATGGGGCACCTGAAGATCATCATCGGCGGCTACCGCGATATGGCGATGGAGACCCTGAAGAGGGAGATGCCTGACCTCGCTCAGGAAATCACCAAGGGCCAGATCGCAAGGGCGCGGGCACTCGTTCAGCAGCCCCGGCAAAACTGAAGTCACTTCACAAATGCCTAAACGGCCCCGTTCGGATCACTTCCGGGCGGGGCCTTGCCTTCGCGGTCGAAGGCCCTCACAATCGGCTAGGCTCGTTGTTGCTGTGACTCTCTGTTTTGTAATTAGAGACCGTGCTTGCGGTCGGAACGAAGGCATATGTCTGAGAATTTCAACTACATTGCCTTCGGCGCGCGCGAAGAAGTCGAAAATCCCGATGGCCTCATTGGAATGACTCGGGGGCGGATGTTTGAATATACGCCCAGCGATATAGCAAAACGCCTTGAAGCTCTTGACCAAGACTCTATCTTATTCTTGGAGAGTCTTCCGACTTTTCTGTGCAGTGAGATTGAGCGTTTTAAGAGCTCTGCCTCCATGCTTATCAAGTACGGGAGGATCACAAACATCAAATCTGGCCGAAAAGAAGTATCGTCTACATTCAAGACATTGATCGATTTTGGAAATGTCGAATTTCCCGACATTGAGGCGGCGCGGGCGGTCTTCGACGCCAGCGGTTTTCAGCTTTATCGTACGCATTGGGCTGTCAGAGAAGGCGCCCCGAAGCAAATCCTAGAACGCCTTGCGAAAATCAAGCCGCAATTTAGCGATGAGGTCAGAGCACAACTGGCCCCCAATCCAGCTATCGCTTTAGCCGAGCCGCCTCCGCGCACCAAAAAACTGATTGGCACTGCCGACAGCGTAGAAGCATTTCTTCAAATTCTGTACGGGCTTCCGGCTAAGGGAGATACAGAGACTTTTTTCCGAGGACATGAAAACGAGCGATTTGAGCTCACACCCTCGTTACTGCGACGTAGGAACGATGGCGGGTGGCAGTTCATGCCGAACGAAGATCGGCTCTGTAAGGAGCTGCTCATCGCTCATTACGAAGAATTTCAAGCTGATCAATACTGCTTCGATCGCCTCGTCCGTATGCAACACTACAGACTTCCTACTCGATTACTCGACATTTCCAGCAATCCTCTTGTTGCATTGTTTTTTGCGTGTCATAGCGAGCCGGAGCCACTGGACATCGACGGCGAAGTTATCATTTTTCGCGTCAAAGCGGATCGAATGAAGTATTACGACTCAGACACTGTTAGCTGCCTCGCTAATTTGTCAAATTTAACATATAGCCAAAAGAACGAAATCGACCTAAAACTCGACATCGGCGCATTTAAGAAGACCGATGCTGCTCTTAAGCTATTACATCACATCAAGTCAGAGAAGGGGTTTTTCGAAGCCCGGATCGCGCCCGATGACCTCGGCTCCATAATTTGCGTGAAGGCAAAACGCACTAACACTAGGATTAAATCACAGTCAGGCGCATTCCTGCTGTTCGGCCATGAAGCCACACTGCCGGAGCACGGCCAAGACGGCATCGAAATTAATCGCGTGACCATTCGAGAAAAGCGACGCATCCTCGAACAACTAGACAGTCTGAACATCAATGCGATGACCGTTTACCCGAGCATTGATCAGACGGCAGTTCACCTCAGGGCGCGGTACCTCGCTGCGCAAGGTAGCTGACCGCGGCTTGCCTTCAATTTCAACGGAAGGCGCATCAAGGCCGGTGAGGTGATCCTGAGGGACAAGATCAGGGCACACCGGGCCATGGTGCCGCGCGGCGGCGACGAAGAGTGAAGTGACTTCATGTTTGGAGCCCCGGAGGGTGAAAGCTCTCGGGGAGACGGGCTCTGCTATCGAGCCACGTACAAATTCTGAAAGCTCTCCGCTGACAAACCGATCCGGTTTCCACCCTTTAAGCAGACGGTCCAAGAGCATGGCATCCAAAGCGCTAATACCTTGCGCCGTCGCGGTGCCAAGGATCGAAGCTGGGTACAGTGCGTCAATTGCCGCGCCAAGCCCCGTCATGAATACCCAACGCATAGACTTAGAAGGGAGTTTTGCTGCCCATCCTTGTGCCGTGATTGCGGTTGTATATTCGGCAACGAGGGACTGGTCAGGGTTCTTGTCACGCAGCCAGCCTTTGAAGCGCCTCGCGCTCTTAAGCAGATCAAGAACTTCAGGGAAGGTACGCTCCCCTGAGTTCACGACCTCTCGTACCCTTCGCCCTTCTGGCAAAAGCTCCTGAAACAAGTCCAGTTCGCGGACATCGCGGGTTCGCCTAGAGACAAGCTCGACTAGCCGCCTTCTCATTAATTCATGACCAACCGGCGAAGTCACGTATGGAGCCATGTACTGACCACAAAGATATGCATCTGCACGCGCCTCAAATAGATTATTGATGAGATATTCGCGCGTTAATGTACCGCTCTCACCATTGACATGACCTGGGAATATAATATTTAGATGGTCGAAATCTATATTTGTATCGAGAACAAAAGACTTATCGTCTATCCTAATAGCACGAAAATGATTGTGGCTTGGAAGCGTATGACCGGGTATTAGCTGGGATACAACAGCCCTTATGTTCGCTTCAGTTTGACCTTCGTTATCGAGTTCAGCAGTAGCTGCGGACGCAATGTCGATGCCTAAAACCTCCTCGGCGCGAAGTCGGTGGATAGCTGCTTTGCCATTCAGGCGTTTAACGAATTGTCGCGTTTCTCGGCTTGCGCCAAGCGCTCTGGTGAGAACGGCCTCGATCTCGCCATGCCCGTCGCGGCGACGCTGGTTCGGGTCCGTTGCTTTGAACTCAGCGAAACGGTGAACTCTTAGGCCATTCTCCGTCTGAGACATTGTAGAAAACATCTCCTGCATATAGGAGATTTTAAGTCCGTTCTCGTCCAAAAGAGCGAGCGTTTCTTCCTTTCCGATTGATTTAATCATAGATACGAGACTGCCTCGATCAAGGACAATCAGCGGATTTTCGTAGAATAACAGCGTCTCTGCTAGCAAACCTGCATCGAACGATCCATCACTTCTTATTCCCCTGCGGATAACAATTTCGTTGAACACGGGAATTTCTCCAGCGGTTTTGCTTCGCGAAATGCAAGCGAAGCTGTAGATATTGTATCTATCCTGCGGATATTCGTTTGGATATGTGAAGAGTCACTGACGTCTAGAGTTAGGCTGCTGGCCTCTACGGGCCTACAGTCCTTTCAGTCACCTCATGCTACCCATCCACCTCCTGAAGCTCCCCTGTCGCTGGCGCTGCTAGCTGACCTGAAGAAACCGGCAACAGCTCCCGGACGCTCTGCGGCATGACCACCGAGTTCACGCACGCCACTTTCGCCTGTTCCAGCTCTCCCCGGAAGTACGTGCTGAGCGTCACGTCGCTCTTCGGCTGCTCGTGTCCGACAACCTGCCGGATCACATGAAGGGGCTGTGCGGCCTTCACCGCCTCCGACACGAACCAACGGCGGAACGAGTGGAAGTTGACTCGGGACATCCTCTGTCCCTCCGGCTTATCATCAACCTTCCGGTTCGTCCGGAACTTATAGAACCGGGCGCTCATGACCGGCCCCCGTTTACCGAACTTGTCGGGCTCGCCAGCCTCCGGGAATAGCCAGTCGGTTGACGGCTTGTCGCTACAGCGTCGCTTTATCAACTCCGACAGGTCAGGGTGGATAGGGACCTTCCGCTTGGCCGCTTTCGTCTTCGTGCCCCGGACATCAAAGATGCCCTGCGCACATTGCCCAACTGTCAGGCTGCAAGCCTCGTCAATCCGCATCCCGGAGAGCGCCGCAACGTGCATGAGGTCACGAAGGGCAATATCCTCGACATCCGTGAAGAGCTTCTCCAACTCGTCTGTCTCGAACGGCCTAGGCTCGTCGTCGTCCTGTTCCTCCCCCGACGACAGAGGCACCACCTTCTTCACTTTGGCGACAGCCTGTCCCTTCCAGGGATTGAAGGACTCCGGGACGCACCCGCGCTTCTCCAGCCAAACCCAATAGGTGGAGAAGGCCGCGCACACATCCCGAATGCGGGCTGCCGACAGGCCGTCCTTGTGGAGCGAGCTGACATACTCGCCTGCGATCTTCCGGGTTACGGCCTCGACTGTTGAAGCGTGCCGACCCTTCGCAAGCCAGTCCTCAAAGGCCGACACAATGCCTTGGTATTCGAGCTTCGTCCGCTCCGCCCTCACCGTCCCGCGTTTACCGGGCTCCGACAGCCACGTCTCCATGTAATGCTTCAGCGGCGTTGAGCGACCGAGCGCCAAATCGGCGAAGGTGTCTCCACGCTTCTCACCTTCCTCATCAGCAATCGCCTCGCTGCGGGCTTGGACGGTGTCGATGAGGAGCCCTTCGGCAACCTCCGCCTCGATGACGATGTATTTCCCCCGGCCGGATCCCACACCTCATGCGGCTGATAGACTGCGCCTGCCCCCGACCGGACCTCCTGCAAACGCTCCCGAAGCTCCATCGCCTCGGCTGTCCTCGGGTCCGTGCTGGGGTGACCTCGGCGGGCCGCGTCGATCCGTGAGTGCAACTCTAGCAGCGCCTTGGGAAGTCGGGCCTGAGCAAGGTGCTTATCCCTTGTGCCGAGGCCCTTCTTGAGCCGCTTTGCACCGACGACCTCCCGCAGAGCGGTAGGCACATCAACGACTGCCGCAAAGCCCTGTCGACGCGGCTCAAGGTATCCTGCGATCTTCGCCACCCCACACGCTCCCCCACACGTTTCACCCCACACGCATAGCTAAAAGCTGTTATCCGTCAATATGTTCAAGGGGATAGGCACAGCCAAAATCGAGTTCTACTCGC
This sequence is a window from Bosea vestrisii. Protein-coding genes within it:
- a CDS encoding FRG domain-containing protein, yielding MSENFNYIAFGAREEVENPDGLIGMTRGRMFEYTPSDIAKRLEALDQDSILFLESLPTFLCSEIERFKSSASMLIKYGRITNIKSGRKEVSSTFKTLIDFGNVEFPDIEAARAVFDASGFQLYRTHWAVREGAPKQILERLAKIKPQFSDEVRAQLAPNPAIALAEPPPRTKKLIGTADSVEAFLQILYGLPAKGDTETFFRGHENERFELTPSLLRRRNDGGWQFMPNEDRLCKELLIAHYEEFQADQYCFDRLVRMQHYRLPTRLLDISSNPLVALFFACHSEPEPLDIDGEVIIFRVKADRMKYYDSDTVSCLANLSNLTYSQKNEIDLKLDIGAFKKTDAALKLLHHIKSEKGFFEARIAPDDLGSIICVKAKRTNTRIKSQSGAFLLFGHEATLPEHGQDGIEINRVTIREKRRILEQLDSLNINAMTVYPSIDQTAVHLRARYLAAQGS
- a CDS encoding site-specific integrase, with the translated sequence MGSGRGKYIVIEAEVAEGLLIDTVQARSEAIADEEGEKRGDTFADLALGRSTPLKHYMETWLSEPGKRGTVRAERTKLEYQGIVSAFEDWLAKGRHASTVEAVTRKIAGEYVSSLHKDGLSAARIRDVCAAFSTYWVWLEKRGCVPESFNPWKGQAVAKVKKVVPLSSGEEQDDDEPRPFETDELEKLFTDVEDIALRDLMHVAALSGMRIDEACSLTVGQCAQGIFDVRGTKTKAAKRKVPIHPDLSELIKRRCSDKPSTDWLFPEAGEPDKFGKRGPVMSARFYKFRTNRKVDDKPEGQRMSRVNFHSFRRWFVSEAVKAAQPLHVIRQVVGHEQPKSDVTLSTYFRGELEQAKVACVNSVVMPQSVRELLPVSSGQLAAPATGELQEVDG